A DNA window from Sphingomonas profundi contains the following coding sequences:
- a CDS encoding ANTAR domain-containing response regulator, whose translation MRIVIVDDSELRATILEDGLREAGYGDISVVAPQGGFVVRLERMAPDVVFINLGNPSRDTLEEMLTVSRALARPIAMFVDQSDEAMIGAAIDAGVSAYVVDGLRKERVRPVMELAIRRFNAFAKLRHELDEARSALAERKTLDRAKAILMTSRGLSEPDAYAMLRSAAMNQGRKLVDVADAVISASALLAPPTGGST comes from the coding sequence TTGCGGATCGTGATCGTCGACGACAGCGAATTGCGGGCCACGATCCTGGAGGACGGGCTGCGTGAAGCCGGTTACGGCGACATCAGCGTCGTGGCGCCGCAGGGCGGCTTCGTCGTCCGGCTGGAGCGGATGGCGCCCGACGTGGTGTTCATCAACCTCGGCAACCCCAGCCGCGACACGCTGGAGGAGATGCTCACCGTCAGCCGCGCTTTGGCGCGGCCGATCGCGATGTTCGTCGATCAATCGGACGAGGCGATGATCGGCGCCGCGATCGATGCCGGCGTGTCCGCTTATGTCGTCGACGGGCTGCGCAAGGAGCGGGTGCGCCCGGTGATGGAGCTGGCGATCCGCCGCTTCAACGCCTTCGCCAAGCTGCGCCATGAGCTGGACGAGGCACGCTCCGCCCTCGCCGAGCGCAAGACGCTGGACCGGGCGAAGGCGATCCTGATGACGTCGCGCGGCCTGTCCGAACCCGACGCCTATGCGATGCTGCGTTCCGCCGCGATGAACCAGGGACGCAAGCTGGTGGACGTGGCCGACGCCGTGATCTCGGCAAGCGCGCTGCTGGCGCCGCCCACCGGAGGATCGACGTGA